In the genome of Candidatus Woesearchaeota archaeon, the window ACCGATTTAGAGGGTTATTGATTCGTTGGTCTAAAAGACCAGATGCTTACATAGGATTATTGCATCTCGCATGTGGAATAATTACATGGAGGTCAATCTAATGGGATAGGCTCTTAGTTCATTTATTCTATCGTCTGCGTATCCCATACAATCTATAAGATGATCAGCTCTTTGGATATCTCCTTCTTTCCTTCTGGCATCTTCTTCGCCTTCTGCCCTTTTCACATACATTTTATATCCTTCTTTTACTTTTCCAATAACTTCTTGTAATGATTCTTTAAGAAGAGGATTTGATTTAATTGCACTTCTTGCGATTCCAATGATCGCTTCTGCGCCTGCTTCTATTTCTTCATATTCTCCTTCTTCTACAGCAGTTTCTAAATCTTTATACATATCTTTAATTGTTGCTGTTATTCCCTCTGGGTCATGATGTTTTTGAGCTCTCTCTTCCATTCCTTTATAATCAAATCGGACTCCATATCGTAAAGCTTTTTCAATCCTCTCTTTTCTTTTTGCAACAGCATTAGGTTTTTCGTAAACAGCTATTTCATGCTTTCCATAAGGGACAAGAGCTCGAGGGTGATACACTGCTATTTCTGTTCCTATTGCTACTATAGGATAAAATTTCAACAACCATCCTACTGCATTACTAATGTCTTCTTGGTCCATTTCTCATCATTCTGTTTTTTAATTATTTAATTCTTCCTTTTTTCCAAACGTCCCGGCAACTAACAATGGGAAAATGATCGTTGCATCTCCGTGTACTTTGACATGTTGCGCGTTTGCTTTAATTTTTCCCCAGGTAATCGCTTCTTCTGTCATCGCGCCTGAATCTGATCCATCAAACTCATCCGCTGTATTAATGTAGACCGCATACTCCGCGCCATCTCTGAAAATGTTCGCGTTGAGGATGTAATGCTTCGCAAGTCCTGCGCCCAAAATAATTGTCCCTGATTTTTCCGCGTTCAACGCAATGTCCACAATCTTTTTTGTGTCTCCTGAAATTTCAATCTTGAAATCCGGATGTCGCTGCTTCATGAAATAGACAAGGTCGCCAAACGATCCGTCTGTTATCGCCGGGCAAAATACAGGAATATTGTTTTTCGCTGCCCAATATAAAATAGAGTCTTCATGATTTTGTTCGCTTGCGATTTCCTTTCCAAGCTCTCTGCAAATATCGCTTGTCGTGTGGGTAACATTTTTTTCTTTCTGTTCTTTGTAGAGTCTGTCTAAAAATGGATTGATAAATTTTTCAAAATACAAGTAGCGGTCATTTGGAATAAAAATATTTCCTGTTCTGTTGATACCTTTTTCATACATGCTTCTGCCGCTGACATTGAAAATGCCCACTGCGAATGGTTTGAGGCACTTGATCATATCTTCTTCAATGCCACCTGCTGTCGTGACCAAGACGTGTACCATCTTGTGCTTGACGAGAAATTTAATGACTTCTCTGATTCCAGAGGTGACCATGTTGCTGGTGTAGCCGAGAAAAATAGTCGCGTTTTCTTTGCGCATTTCTTCGATAATGTCCATCGCTCTTCCAAGATGCGCTGCCTGAAATCCTGTTGTGCCGTAACTCTTCAGGAATTCGTTGATATTGAATGGCTTTTCAAAATCATACCCTCTGACTTTAGGCAAATGATCTACATCAGGAGCAGGAGCTACATTGTAGATTTTCTGATCTTTGTATTCTTTTGGCGCTTCTGGCATAGACTTCTTTGGAGTGGAGATTGATTTATAAAATTTGTTATGGTTGTTACGAGAAAGGGGTGAAGGTTTACTTTTCTTGTTCTTTAGATGTTATGATAAAATAGTCTCATCTTCTGTTTCTTTTTCTCCCATTTCTTTAAATCTTTGTTTGTCTTTGTATCTTTTACTATGACAAAGATAGCATAGTGTGAACTTTGAAGCGTTCCAGTTCGAAAAAAAAATGGCATGTCATTTGGATGGCGGTATTTGTCCGCATGATTATCCTATGGGAAAAGGAGGTTCATATCCAGTCTTCGGTAGTTCGAGCTATGGCGGAGGAAGTAGTTACGCAACATTAGGCGCATATAACGGACAGAGTACAGGCGCGTATAATGGAGCAGGACAATCTGCCGTGCAATATAGCGCACTCTCCAATCCAATTGGGCTTGCTGCGTACGCCGCAGACATGAACTATAATGGCGCGTACAAAAGCGCTGGCTCGTATGTTCCGCAAAGTGTTTCGCAGAAAAGTGTTAGGAAGAATGCACGACCTGCTTTTGAGAATTATCGTGGGAATGATAGAAGTATTGATGAGAGTAATAGTAGAAATAATGGAGAAATTGAACAAGATGTTCCTCCATTACTTCGGCAACCTCGCGATGTCGCGCGACCAAGCTCGACGATTGATGATACTGTCGCGCCAAACGCTGTCGCTGTGCAGCGAGACTTTTTGGAGCAGATGATTCGAAACGCGCGATCGCAGACAGTTGCACAACAGCCGCAGTATTTGGCGATGTATCAATAGCTTACGTGCTTAAGAATTAACACGCACTCGCAAAGACCTGCTTCACAATTTATTCATTATTTTTTTTTTAACATAATAAAAAAATACTGGAATTGTAGGTGGACTGTAAGGCGATTCATTGCGGAGTGTGGCGATTGATGAATGAAAAAAAGAAACAAAAAACAAGAATAAAAAACTGAGGAAAAAATGAACATACAACAAGCACAACAATTAGAACAACAAGCGAAAACAATTCCTGATAAACAAAAATCTCGAGCACTCTATCTCGACGCTGCAGAATTGTATCTTCAATTATCAAAGAACGACAAAAAAAACGAAAAACTCTTTGTGCAAAAAGCGACAGAACTCTATTTGAAAGCGCAGGAGATTCCAATTATTGAACAAACGCAATCCTCTGCCGCAAAAAAACCAAAACTTTCTTTCAAAGATGTTGGTGGTTTGGAAAAACTCAAAGAAGCAATCACCAGCAAAATAATTCGTCCGCTGAAACATCCTTTTATCTATCAGCATTATGGCAAAAAAATTGGCGGCGGCATTTTATTGTATGGACCACCAGGATGCGGAAAGAGTCTCATCGCAGAAGCTGCTGCCGGTGAAGCAAACGTCGCATTCTTTCACGTGAAGTCCAGTGATCTCAAAGGGAAATACGTTGGTGAAACAGAGAAAAATATCGCGAATCTTTTCGCAGAAGCTCGAAAGTATCAGCCGAGCATTATTTTCTTTGACGAATTTGAATTACTTGGCGGAGAGCGAACAACAGCAGGAGAATATCAAAAAAGCGCTGTCGCGCAATTGCTTACTGAAATGAACGGTGTAGGAACAAAAAATGATCAAATCTTACTTATCGCCGCGACAAACGAACCGTGGAGTATTGATCTCGCGTTAAAACGAGAAGGACGATTTGGACAGACTGTTTTAGTTCCGCATCCAGATCTTGAAAGCAGAAAACAAATCTTTTCTCTCGCGTTGAAAGATAAGCCTGTTTCTTCTGATGTTGTTTTTGAAAAATTAGCCGCGCTCACCGATGGATACAGTGGCGCAGATATTACCGCGATTGTCAACATCGCAATCGATCAGGCAATGCAACGCTATTTTGCAACAAAATATTTGCAGGATCTGACGCTTGCTGATTTGTTGTTCGGCATTGATCAAGTTAAACCGCGGCTGAAACAATGGTACTCGAAAGCGAATAAAATCATTACAGAACGAAATGAACAGGAAGGGTATGAGGAGTTGGTTGGTGTAGCAGCCGTTTCCACATAAAATTTAAATACAAGTAATACTTGTACTACTTTGGTGAGAATATGCAAGTAAGCATAAAGAATGTTGATGAAAAGATTTTTCGTGATTTTCGGGCAGAAGCTGTTCGGGAAAAAATGCAAGTAGGCAAAGTGCTCACGCTTGCAATGAAGCATTGGATAGAAAAAAAACAGAAAAAGCCAAAATTAGATTTTTTAACTCTCAAACCAACAAGTTGGGGGAAAGGGACTGAAAGAACAAGTGAGCAAATAGATGAAATTCTTTATGGATGAGTGAACCTATGAGTGTTTTTATTGATGCAAGTGTTTTTTGTTCTTTTGTGAATGAGTCTGATGTTCACCATCTCAAAGCAAAAAAAATGTTGCAGGACATTTTTTCAGAAAAACAAGAGATTATTTATTCTTCGGATTATATTTTTGATGAAGTACTTGGTGTTTGTTTAAGAAAAGCAGGAAAAAGAATTGCAT includes:
- a CDS encoding deoxyhypusine synthase encodes the protein MPEAPKEYKDQKIYNVAPAPDVDHLPKVRGYDFEKPFNINEFLKSYGTTGFQAAHLGRAMDIIEEMRKENATIFLGYTSNMVTSGIREVIKFLVKHKMVHVLVTTAGGIEEDMIKCLKPFAVGIFNVSGRSMYEKGINRTGNIFIPNDRYLYFEKFINPFLDRLYKEQKEKNVTHTTSDICRELGKEIASEQNHEDSILYWAAKNNIPVFCPAITDGSFGDLVYFMKQRHPDFKIEISGDTKKIVDIALNAEKSGTIILGAGLAKHYILNANIFRDGAEYAVYINTADEFDGSDSGAMTEEAITWGKIKANAQHVKVHGDATIIFPLLVAGTFGKKEELNN
- a CDS encoding ATP-binding protein, which gives rise to MNIQQAQQLEQQAKTIPDKQKSRALYLDAAELYLQLSKNDKKNEKLFVQKATELYLKAQEIPIIEQTQSSAAKKPKLSFKDVGGLEKLKEAITSKIIRPLKHPFIYQHYGKKIGGGILLYGPPGCGKSLIAEAAAGEANVAFFHVKSSDLKGKYVGETEKNIANLFAEARKYQPSIIFFDEFELLGGERTTAGEYQKSAVAQLLTEMNGVGTKNDQILLIAATNEPWSIDLALKREGRFGQTVLVPHPDLESRKQIFSLALKDKPVSSDVVFEKLAALTDGYSGADITAIVNIAIDQAMQRYFATKYLQDLTLADLLFGIDQVKPRLKQWYSKANKIITERNEQEGYEELVGVAAVST